In Choloepus didactylus isolate mChoDid1 chromosome 6, mChoDid1.pri, whole genome shotgun sequence, one DNA window encodes the following:
- the LOC119538025 gene encoding olfactory receptor 8H1-like isoform X1: MESKNFTNVHDFILMGLTDSEDIRRVLFVLFLLIYLITLLGNAGMILIIRLDLQLHTPMYFFLSQLSFLDLCYSTVITPKTLENFLNSNNHISFIGCFTQMYFFVFLGATEFFLLSSMAYDRYVAICNPLHYPIVMSMRLCCTLITGSYMIGFTDSLVNVLCMNNLHFCSSNLIYHFFCDITPILALSCTDTQDTEIMILILSSINIMVSFITISVSYRSILSTILKINSASGKNKAFSTCASHLLGVTIFFSTMIFTYLRPKKSYSLGKDQVASVFYTMVIPMLNPLIYSLRNKEVKNALIRVMQKREGSRIKIKVKKSN; the protein is encoded by the exons ATGGAAAGTAAGAATTTCACAAATGTGCACGATTTCATCCTTATGGGATTGACAGATTCTGAAGACATCAGGCGGGTCCTCTTTGTGCTGTTTCTCCTGATATACCTGATTACCCTTCTGGGAAATGCAGGGATGATACTGATAATCCGTCTGGATCTTcagcttcacacccccatgtattttttcctcagtcaGCTCTCATTCCTTGACCTCTGTTACTCAACGGTCATCACTCCTAAAACCTTAGAGAATTTCCTGAATTCCAACAATCATATATCATTCATTGGCTGCTTCACCcagatgtatttttttgttttcttgggagccactgaatttttccttctttcttcaatggcctatgaccgctatgtagcTATCTGCAATCCTCTTCATTACCCAATTGTTATGTCTATGAGACTCTGCTGTACCCTCATCACTGGGTCCTACATGATTGGCTTTACTGATTCCTTGGTCAATGTTCTTTGCATGAACAATTTGCATTTCTGCAGCTCCAATCTAATCTACCACTTTTTCTGTGACATAACCCCAATTTTAGCCCTGTCCTGCACTGATACTCAAGACACTGAAATCATGATACTCATTCTCTCTAGCATAAATATAATGGTGTCTTTTATCACAATCTCTGTGTCCTATAGGTCCATTCTGTCTACTATCCTGAAAATTAATTCTGCCTCAGGAAAGAACAAAGCTTTCTCTACTTGTGCCTCTCACCTCCTGGGAGTCACCATCTTTTTTAGCACCatgatttttacttatttaagaCCAAAGAAGTCTTACTCCTTGGGAAAGGATCAAGTGGCCTCTGTGTTTTATACTATGGTGATCCCCATGCTGAATCCACTCATTTATAGTCTTAggaacaaagaagtgaaaaatgctCTCATTAGAGTCATGCAGAAGAGAGAGGGCTCCAG aataaaaattaaagtgaaaaagagcaattaa
- the LOC119538025 gene encoding olfactory receptor 8H1-like isoform X2, whose product MESKNFTNVHDFILMGLTDSEDIRRVLFVLFLLIYLITLLGNAGMILIIRLDLQLHTPMYFFLSQLSFLDLCYSTVITPKTLENFLNSNNHISFIGCFTQMYFFVFLGATEFFLLSSMAYDRYVAICNPLHYPIVMSMRLCCTLITGSYMIGFTDSLVNVLCMNNLHFCSSNLIYHFFCDITPILALSCTDTQDTEIMILILSSINIMVSFITISVSYRSILSTILKINSASGKNKAFSTCASHLLGVTIFFSTMIFTYLRPKKSYSLGKDQVASVFYTMVIPMLNPLIYSLRNKEVKNALIRVMQKREGSRQLK is encoded by the coding sequence ATGGAAAGTAAGAATTTCACAAATGTGCACGATTTCATCCTTATGGGATTGACAGATTCTGAAGACATCAGGCGGGTCCTCTTTGTGCTGTTTCTCCTGATATACCTGATTACCCTTCTGGGAAATGCAGGGATGATACTGATAATCCGTCTGGATCTTcagcttcacacccccatgtattttttcctcagtcaGCTCTCATTCCTTGACCTCTGTTACTCAACGGTCATCACTCCTAAAACCTTAGAGAATTTCCTGAATTCCAACAATCATATATCATTCATTGGCTGCTTCACCcagatgtatttttttgttttcttgggagccactgaatttttccttctttcttcaatggcctatgaccgctatgtagcTATCTGCAATCCTCTTCATTACCCAATTGTTATGTCTATGAGACTCTGCTGTACCCTCATCACTGGGTCCTACATGATTGGCTTTACTGATTCCTTGGTCAATGTTCTTTGCATGAACAATTTGCATTTCTGCAGCTCCAATCTAATCTACCACTTTTTCTGTGACATAACCCCAATTTTAGCCCTGTCCTGCACTGATACTCAAGACACTGAAATCATGATACTCATTCTCTCTAGCATAAATATAATGGTGTCTTTTATCACAATCTCTGTGTCCTATAGGTCCATTCTGTCTACTATCCTGAAAATTAATTCTGCCTCAGGAAAGAACAAAGCTTTCTCTACTTGTGCCTCTCACCTCCTGGGAGTCACCATCTTTTTTAGCACCatgatttttacttatttaagaCCAAAGAAGTCTTACTCCTTGGGAAAGGATCAAGTGGCCTCTGTGTTTTATACTATGGTGATCCCCATGCTGAATCCACTCATTTATAGTCTTAggaacaaagaagtgaaaaatgctCTCATTAGAGTCATGCAGAAGAGAGAGGGCTCCAGGCAATTGAAATGA